In Lolium perenne isolate Kyuss_39 chromosome 5, Kyuss_2.0, whole genome shotgun sequence, the sequence TTTTCTcacaaagggttatttttgtataAATCGCCCGACAAACCATGTAAAAAGTAAAGGAGAAGCTAGCTTGTCTTGGGGGGTGTGTGGGGTACCTGAATGCGGCCGGATGACGGCGGGCTCGCAGTCGACGACGAGCAGGAAGCAGAGCGGCCCCTCGCCGTAGGCCCCGCTCAGCCTGCACACATCCCCATTACATCGCCGGCGGTGGGAGGCGGCGAACACGGCGATGCAAAGTTGCGCAAGTGAAACTCGGCCGGGCTGCTCTGGTATGAGCTGGGCCAATTGCTCGGTCATTTCCTGCAATGGTTGATTGATTGCAGCTTCCTCCAGGACTGAACTGAAAGAAGAACAAAGCGAATGCAGTTGCAGTTGAGTTACAGAACTACCATGAAAAAAATATTAGATAATTTATTCCTTGCTAGGTTTATAGCAAGGAGGGCAAAATACTATACACATAAATCGGATGAACAAAGAGCAAGACACAATCTGCAACAGCCCCTTCTATTTGAGCAGATCGAGAGATCGCCAGGACAACAAAACATTGGTGGAAACTCCAAGAACGCATACACACACAGGCAGGTCCAGTTTTAGGCCCAGATTTATTTGTTAAATTCAGGCACCCTTCCTGGCTCCATTCCATATAACTTACACCCAGGTTCAGTACAAGATACAGTTTCCCAGCAGTACGAGCTTGTATACAGGCCAACACACGGCGACCACAAGGAGAAACTAAACTAAACATGTTCAGGGGATGAAACCAAAGATACAGATCATTTTGAATCCAAGCAAACGACAGCCACTATATATACAAAAAGAAGAAGAGACGGAACACAATCGCACGAGTGATACAACAACTACAGTTAAAATAAGGGGACTGATGTGTATCTAGGATCTTGCTGGCTGAGAATTTCCCCTaccagatttttttttttaagGGAGGCAAAAGACTTGCCTCATTTCATTAATTAAGTAGAAAATTGTTGACAAGACAACGAAAAGAAAAACAAGcatacaagattactactctcccgTTATTACATAGATCAGGCATTTAGCCCCGGCGGAGCACACCCAAAGCTTCACCTCGGTCTTGATGTTGTTGAGAAGGACCAAAGGTGGAACGGACTTGTTGCGGAAAACTCTTGCATTCCGCTCGTTCCAAATTGTCCAACTCACAAGCATAGTTAGAGATGCCAAGGCCTTCCGGTATGGGACATTCTTACTCGACATATTTGCCCACCATGTTTCAAGTGCAATATCATCCGTCCACTCGGTTGTTGATATTGAGACGAGTCCAAGCCACTCCTTGACCATCTCCCAAAGCCTTTTAGTGAAGTGGCAATTTGAGAAGAGATGCGCCGCCGTTTCTTGGGTTTGTTTGCAAAGCGGGCAAAGATCACAATTTGTCCACCCCCTCTTGTGTACGCGGATGGCTACCCAAGCAAAGAACTTCATTTTGGGAGGTGCCCAAACCCTCCAAACCATCTTGTTCATGAGTGTGCTAGTAGCCCCGAAGAATTGTGCCTTGTAGGCCGAGGTAGTGGAGTAAATTCCGGTAGTAGTGAGGTTCTCCACACAATCGAATCTTCCACCTCCTTTCTTAATCTTACACCATTTCGCTCCGTCCAAACCAAGATGAACTACGTAAGGTGACGGAGTGAGAAATTGAAGTCCAACTTTTTTTTTTAAACCAATTGAAGTCCAACTTGATTTTTGAGATCCAAGCTTTGTCCCTTGTGGCTTGCTCCACTTTCCATTTCTTTCTTGTTGAGGCCTCAAAAATGAGCGGCACGATGTCTTTGGGCTTCCTCCCATTAAGCCCAAAGTCCAACAAAACCCCCTATCAGATTTAATGGAAAGCAACAAAGTCCAAGCTACAAAGTTGACTTTTTGTCGAAGCGGGAAACACAACAGATCTTTTGGTTGTTCTTCCCTCCTTAGTTTGCTATTCCTTCCTCTGGAAGAAATATTTAAGTAATTTATCTTTGTAAGAATTCATATATGAAATTTAATTGTAATCTGATGAATGGTATATTACTTTTGATTTCCTTTGATATCTTCATTGACCTAACTTTTCTCGCGGTTAAGTGTTCATAAGATTTGTAAAAATATTGAGTGAAACAAATGGAACTCTCCTATTCTTAGGATTATTTTTTCCCCTGGCTCCCGGGTCGCCTGAGGGGACTTCGGAGGCACCCCGCCACCTCCTAGAAAACCACCTTTGCCGCCCCTGGGTGGTCAAACAAGAATCACGCAAGACATTATGTGGATGGACAGAGCAAACGATGCTCTTTTTTACTATGAATTTTCTTTTTGACTGTGCAAAGGAACAATGTTATTATACCTTAGTTGACAAGCATGTTAAGTTGATGGGTGCCACAGAAAGTGTCGTCCTGATAATTAAtcaacataagtaaaattcattaCTGGAAAATTAGTTGATGGACCTCTGTTGGGTCTAGGGACTGTCACGTCGGCTTGTGTAAATTTTGAAAAATTGTAGTGACTGTCATGGTGTGCATATTCTTTTGTGAGAATCGTTGTAAATCCTCAGGCAGTACTAGCTCTAGCATCACATTAATAAGCATGCACAATCTCCCACCGACCACCGGCCCACCGCGCACGCAGCTCCACGTTAATATAACTCCATAAAAGACACAATCCGGTCATTGGTGTCCATTCCTCTACCATCCATCTCCtgagggcttctttgattcataggatttgcataggaattgtgtaggatttggttccgatGGAAAAATTtcatatacatgttgtttgattcataggaacatatcctataggaaaaattcctatagaaatcttgtagtgtaattcctataggaaaaaagcattggctcatacctcatgaaaaaatttctttgctacaatcaaacacacttcatcttcctataggattcaagtagacatgccattTCAATCCTatgcctttcctattcctatacttttcctatcctttaaatcaaaggagccctgagTGTTTACTCAACTGCAAGTCTAGCTAGCTACTCCATTGCTCAATTCCATTTTTCTGACGAATGAGAGCATTTTTCTTTCTCTACCATGTCTCCTCGTCTACATTGCTCAATTCCATTTTACTTCTTTGCCGAGGTAGGAATAGGAGGTAACAGGAATCTACCTATCTTTTGCATGATAAATGGTACAAGTGACCATGAAATCGCCACTAGCGGAAGCCCATCATTTGCTTTATGAACACCCGTAGAAGAGTTACTATCAGAGCAAGTATAATAGAGCCTAGTCAGCAGGCCACAAGCAAATCCATGTCAACCAAATCCTAGGTGGAGGCAAGAGAAAGGAGGAGAGAGACAAGAGCGGGCGCTTAATCTGTCGCCGGCGCTGGCGCAAGAAACAACACTGCAACAGCCTGCATGCAGCCGATGGCAAGGTGCTAAGCCGGCTATATGCATTGAATGTGTGTCCTGTGAGTTTTGCATGTAAAGCAAACCAGTACAAATTTACATAGTTAAATATTCAACAAAGCTAACTAGTAGCTAGCTTATTGTACTAGTGTTTTCATTTTTGATGGCTATAAGTGATATGGTTTGAGTTATATAGCTAGTAGCTGGCTATATTATTGCCCTTGCTCTCAGCAGCAACTACGtgtgtaagagcaagtacaataagactgactcagcaggctataagaattaaaatagtgttgttttgcttaggtggatgagagagaagtggagagagaagagagatggGCTCTCATGCAAGAGTCAGCTCttacacgtgctcctaggcactttatGAGTATGTGTGGTGGGCTTTTTACATATAAAGTTATCAATCCTTAAAGCCAACTATTGTACAAGTTAGCTATAAGCTGACTATAGCTGGCCTTATAGCCAGCACCCGGCtgcactattggaattgctctaacgCGAGCGGAAGCCGGCTACAAAAAGAAAAGCCACCTCAAGTTCAGGGCCAGCCTCCAGGTGCGTGCGCATACATGAACAATATCTAATCTAGACACCCCAAGACGGTATGACATACTTAACCAGTCATCGAATCCAAGACTAACTTTGGGTTCAGTTAGGTGAGGACGACGGACAACCTTTGATGCTAAGATTTAAATATCTGATAAATCCAAATTTTGAACATGAAAATAATCTAAATATACCAATTTACAATCAGCATTCCAGACAACACAATCCTCCAGCAATCCAACTCCAAACTCAAAACATATGACTGGACTAGCTCACTGGGATGTTGGTCTCCAGTTGTTTATCCAATCTGTCAACGTACCCACGTTCCTACTAATATCCTCGACATTGTCACTTCGCAATGGCATCACCAGATCCTCTTTGTAGCTATCCCTCGCCTCCTCCAGAAGCACTTGAAAAATCTCACACTCTATGTTGTTTGTGAGCTTGGCAACCATATAAcctctgaaaaagaaagtgtcagAAGTAAGTTTGGCACATCACTTTCAGTCGCTCCAAGGAGGGTGAGTCTTCCAAGTTGGATACTGGATTTACCTGCTTGTCAAGCGATCATGCAGTATTGAGTTGTCAGTCTGAAGTACAACTACAAGGTCAAACCAACGTTCTGGAAAGAAATCGCATCCGTGGTAATCTACAAGCATGCCACCTTCTTCCATCTTGTCCTCGAGCTCATCACAAACCTGCAGCCAAAAATACAGGTATCAGCAAGTGCATTTCAAACCGACAACATAGATGAGACATACTGCACATATATCTTCGAAAGGTTTGTGTTAATGGTGAGTTCACTCACCCTTCTACGATTACATGTGCAAAATAGGCAGGAATAAAATATTGGAGCAGCAGACAGTCAAATTCAGCATCATATCTAGAGGGTTCTAGCTTCTTAACTTCTGCAAAATCAGGATGAAACCAAGTAGTTTGAGTGGTATGAACTATTGAATTGTTTCTCAGGTTTCTGTGCACATATTTATTTACTTTGGGTAGTGAACTCCACGCTCCAGCCAGCTTCTCCCGGATCCCCTTCCTCTCCACCCTCTGAATCTGCTCTGCCCCAACCATGCTGCATCTATGTTGGATGATGCAGCTGAGAAGGAGGCCATTTCAATCTCAGCTTCCATGTCCTGAGAATACTGCAGTCCATGATGGACGATGCAGTGGAGAAGGATGTTCATAGAAGGCAGTCCGAATCAGATCGGAAACCCGACATTGTTTGGTGAGGCTACACAGCGGAGGAACTACATCAGACCGATGACGCACCGCCTCACTTCTCCTAAATCGTTGGAGTTCACCGCATGTCACTCCTATCCTCGCAATACAGGCACGTAACCCATTATCCTTAGATCTATCTTGTTCTGCAGCCCAATTAATTAATCACAGAACCCCTCAAAATCGGATTAATCCTTACCATCTTACCAAGAAAATTGGTATTGAAGACCACTTGTCAGCACTGCTCATGACCGAGTTCTAAAAAAAATCCACGTGTTGTGGGATCTAGAAGAATATCTACCAAAATGGACTACTTCTCATTCATTGTTCAAGTTCCTTTTTTCCAAACAAAGCTAATAACAGTGGCTATTTCTACAATTAGAATTCCTACTGATTTCGTCCACTTTCCCTTTAACTCAGACGCTGCTAAAGTCATTGGTGAGGCGAAAAAACCCAAGCTCCATGGTCTGCTTCCATTAAGATGACGTAATTTCGTCACTCATAATGTGCTTGAAATTTGGGTTAGCCCAACAACGCCAGATTTTAGTTATGTTCTTATACTCTCTTCTTGAACTGCATCTTCTACTGGATTTGCAGGTCCAATGAATTTCAAAACATTTGGATCCTTCGTGAAACCTAAGACTCGAACTAAAGCCTGTTTCTAACAATAACACATCAGATCTCACGACTAATTCAAATTGAACTAAAATAAATCTAGTCAATGGATGGTCTAACCTACTGAACAGGTGATTACATCCAACACATGTAACTACTGACAATCTAAACAATCAGCACGCGCGATTTGATATGTCATAATTTAATTCCAGGCAGTGTAGACGAATGGGCTACATTGTTTTTGCGGTATACATGGAACCATGTTCCTGTTGGAATTTTGGTATTGGGATAGTATTTGCTTCAAAACTCTACCAAGTTTGACCAGATTTTAGATACAAAAGGATCTTTAGCAGTACAATTACCTTACAGTACTATATCTTAAATTCAAAATACTGAACTAACAATGATCTCTCTTGCAGTTGTCAGAAAAGCATATATGGCTTTTTTCCTGCTGCAATTTTCCAGAGAACCACACATTCGCACGCATTACAGAAAACAAAGAAATCTTGGACATAATTCGATCAGAGATGCCAACGGATGGATCAGAACCAGCAAGCATACTAGGATCGGAGGGTGCATACCAGGTCCTCGTTGATGACGTGGCAGTCGAGGCCCTCGTCCCAGCCGTCGTGGAGGCCCTTGTCGCGGACGAGGTCACCGATGTTGACGTGGGCGACGGCCGCGGCGTCGGCGAGGAGGGCGCAGGTGGTCGTCTTCCCCGTCCCCGGCGTCCCGGTCACCAGCACGTTGGGCCGCGCGCGGGCGCGGGCGCTGGCTCTCCTCCCCGCCATCCCGGGTAGGTCGCGTTGAGAAGTGGCTCGGGGAGGGAGGTGAGTGCACGGCGGCGTCGCTTAAACTGGGCGGTGGTCTGCAGAGCCGGGAGTCGCCGACGGGAGGAGGTTGCGGGCGGCGCTGGGAGGGAATAGGGTTTGGTCCCGCGCCTACCGAAGGAAATACGTGTGGAAAGTCATGTACTATTTCCTTccattctaaaataaataaatgtATTAACTGAGatatactagttgaatgcctGTGTGTTGCTACGGCTCTAATAAATTATTTTTCGTACAaacataatacaaattaaaatgcAAATGTATGAGCCGTTGTTTGACCTGTTATGTTTTGGCGCCTGAGTCATGTCACTCGCTCGTGTCGTTCGTTTGTTAGATTAGCGAATTGAACAAATCGGCTCATGTGATTGTCTCCACACTTGTCTGGCCACGTTTCCTGCAAACAACTTGTGGCAGCACGTCCTCTATAGTATCAAAAGAGTAGAAAGTTGATATCAAAAAGTCATTCAATTTTAACAACCTAAATTAATGGCGGTTGCAATTAACCAATGCGGCTGATCGGACATCTTACTCCTCTTCCCTTTCCGCCCCTCATCGACATCAGGAGACACTTTTTTGTTTGCCTTTTACTTGTGGGACGTTTTCTTTTCCACTTACAACTTGCAAGGACAATAATATCAATGCCCCGTGTTTTAGCCAGATTTCTAATCAGGCCCCAATCTCTTTATATGGTAATTGACTATGTCTTGCAAAGCGTCCTAAAAACATGTAAATGGTCTTAAACTCAAAACACAAGTGTTCACAAGAAAATAATGCATTTCACTATTCAAGACTGAATATCTTCCGCAAAGGAAGATACACAAACAACATGCTTTATGAAAAATAAAA encodes:
- the LOC127298933 gene encoding adenylate kinase isoenzyme 6 homolog, which encodes MAGRRASARARARPNVLVTGTPGTGKTTTCALLADAAAVAHVNIGDLVRDKGLHDGWDEGLDCHVINEDLVCDELEDKMEEGGMLVDYHGCDFFPERWFDLVVVLQTDNSILHDRLTSRGYMVAKLTNNIECEIFQVLLEEARDSYKEDLVMPLRSDNVEDISRNVGTLTDWINNWRPTSQ